A DNA window from Engystomops pustulosus chromosome 6, aEngPut4.maternal, whole genome shotgun sequence contains the following coding sequences:
- the KCNJ5 gene encoding G protein-activated inward rectifier potassium channel 4 isoform X4, which yields MALGTVHTTIMSPSSVSMKPNQHAPRLQVISQFYSPLMARDLRVSMDQNLTVDIIPREPKKLPKQAREDPSLMVDRSNMFSESKKPRQRYMEKDGKCNVHHGNVKETYRYFSDLFTTLVDLKWHFSLLIFTLAYTITWLFFGLIWWFIAYIRGDLEHIGDKSWVPCVENLNGFVSAFLFSIETETTIGYGYRVITEKCPEGIVLLLIQAILGSIVNALMVGCMFVKISQPKKRAETLMFSNNAVISLRDGKLCLMFRVGDLRSSHIVEASIRAKLIKSKQTKEGEFIPLNQTDINVGFDTGDDRLFLVSPLIISHEINEKSPFWEMSRVQLETEDFEIVVILEGMVEATGMTCQARCSYVATEVLWGHRFTPVLTLEKGFYEVDYTTFHDTYETTTPSISAKELVELHRGDRLFHQLHTPQRNEGTQNGAPRSENIGAQPD from the exons CTACTCACCCCTCATGGCTAGAGACTTAAGAGTTTCCATGGATCAAAACCTTACAGTTGACATAATTCCCAGGGAGCCCAAGAAGTTACCCAAACAGGCTCGAGAAGATCCATCCTTGATGGTTGACCGCTCCAATATGTTCTCAGAAAGCAAGAAGCCACGTCAGAGGTACATGGAAAAAGATGGAAAGTGCAATGTTCACCATGGCAATGTCAAAGAGACCTACCGATACTTCAGTGACCTCTTCACCACACTAGTGGATCTCAAGTGGCACTTCAGTCTGTTAATTTTTACACTTGCATACACCATCACATGGctattttttggacttatttGGTGGTTTATTGCATACATTAGAGGAGATCTTGAGCATATAGGGGACAAAAGTTGGGTCCCTTGTGTAGAAAATCTCAATGGATTTGTATCTGCATTTCTCTTTTCAATTGAAACAGAAACCACCATTGGCTATGGATATCGGGTGATAACTGAGAAGTGTCCAGAAGGAATTGTCCTGCTTTTAATACAAGCAATTCTGGGCTCAATTGTCAATGCTTTGATGGTTGGTTGCATGTTCGTAAAGATTAGCCAACCCAAGAAACGAGCAGAGACCCTTATGTTCTCTAATAACGCAGTCATTTCCCTTAGGGATGGGAAACTGTGTCTAATGTTTCGTGTGGGAGATCTTCGAAGTTCCCATATTGTGGAAGCCTCAATCAGAGCCAAACTTATCAAATCAAAGCAGACAAAGGAAGGCGAGTTTATTCCTCTAAATCAAACGGACATCAATGTTGGTTTTGACACTGGGGATGACCGTCTTTTCctggtctctcctctgatcatTTCACATGAAATCAATGAGAAGAGTCCATTTTGGGAAATGTCTCGTGTTCAGCTAGAAACTGAAGACTTTGAGATTGTTGTCATTTTAGAGGGCATGGTGGAAGCTACAG GGATGACTTGCCAAGCACGCTGTTCTTATGTGGCTACAGAAGTTTTATGGGGTCACCGATTTACCCCTGTCCTTACTCTGGAGAAGGGTTTTTATGAAGTGGATTATACAACCTTTCATGATACCTACGAGACCACCACTCCCTCTATTAGTGCCAAAGAGCTGGTGGAATTACATAGAGGGGATCGGCTCTTCCATCAACTCCACACACCACAGAGGAACGAAGGAACGCAGAATGGAGCCCCCAGGTCAGAGAACATTGGAGCACAACCAGATTAA
- the KCNJ5 gene encoding G protein-activated inward rectifier potassium channel 4 isoform X7, producing MARDLRVSMDQNLTVDIIPREPKKLPKQAREDPSLMVDRSNMFSESKKPRQRYMEKDGKCNVHHGNVKETYRYFSDLFTTLVDLKWHFSLLIFTLAYTITWLFFGLIWWFIAYIRGDLEHIGDKSWVPCVENLNGFVSAFLFSIETETTIGYGYRVITEKCPEGIVLLLIQAILGSIVNALMVGCMFVKISQPKKRAETLMFSNNAVISLRDGKLCLMFRVGDLRSSHIVEASIRAKLIKSKQTKEGEFIPLNQTDINVGFDTGDDRLFLVSPLIISHEINEKSPFWEMSRVQLETEDFEIVVILEGMVEATGMTCQARCSYVATEVLWGHRFTPVLTLEKGFYEVDYTTFHDTYETTTPSISAKELVELHRGDRLFHQLHTPQRNEGTQNGAPRSENIGAQPD from the exons ATGGCTAGAGACTTAAGAGTTTCCATGGATCAAAACCTTACAGTTGACATAATTCCCAGGGAGCCCAAGAAGTTACCCAAACAGGCTCGAGAAGATCCATCCTTGATGGTTGACCGCTCCAATATGTTCTCAGAAAGCAAGAAGCCACGTCAGAGGTACATGGAAAAAGATGGAAAGTGCAATGTTCACCATGGCAATGTCAAAGAGACCTACCGATACTTCAGTGACCTCTTCACCACACTAGTGGATCTCAAGTGGCACTTCAGTCTGTTAATTTTTACACTTGCATACACCATCACATGGctattttttggacttatttGGTGGTTTATTGCATACATTAGAGGAGATCTTGAGCATATAGGGGACAAAAGTTGGGTCCCTTGTGTAGAAAATCTCAATGGATTTGTATCTGCATTTCTCTTTTCAATTGAAACAGAAACCACCATTGGCTATGGATATCGGGTGATAACTGAGAAGTGTCCAGAAGGAATTGTCCTGCTTTTAATACAAGCAATTCTGGGCTCAATTGTCAATGCTTTGATGGTTGGTTGCATGTTCGTAAAGATTAGCCAACCCAAGAAACGAGCAGAGACCCTTATGTTCTCTAATAACGCAGTCATTTCCCTTAGGGATGGGAAACTGTGTCTAATGTTTCGTGTGGGAGATCTTCGAAGTTCCCATATTGTGGAAGCCTCAATCAGAGCCAAACTTATCAAATCAAAGCAGACAAAGGAAGGCGAGTTTATTCCTCTAAATCAAACGGACATCAATGTTGGTTTTGACACTGGGGATGACCGTCTTTTCctggtctctcctctgatcatTTCACATGAAATCAATGAGAAGAGTCCATTTTGGGAAATGTCTCGTGTTCAGCTAGAAACTGAAGACTTTGAGATTGTTGTCATTTTAGAGGGCATGGTGGAAGCTACAG GGATGACTTGCCAAGCACGCTGTTCTTATGTGGCTACAGAAGTTTTATGGGGTCACCGATTTACCCCTGTCCTTACTCTGGAGAAGGGTTTTTATGAAGTGGATTATACAACCTTTCATGATACCTACGAGACCACCACTCCCTCTATTAGTGCCAAAGAGCTGGTGGAATTACATAGAGGGGATCGGCTCTTCCATCAACTCCACACACCACAGAGGAACGAAGGAACGCAGAATGGAGCCCCCAGGTCAGAGAACATTGGAGCACAACCAGATTAA
- the KCNJ5 gene encoding G protein-activated inward rectifier potassium channel 4 isoform X6 codes for MKPNQHAPRLQVISQFYSPLMARDLRVSMDQNLTVDIIPREPKKLPKQAREDPSLMVDRSNMFSESKKPRQRYMEKDGKCNVHHGNVKETYRYFSDLFTTLVDLKWHFSLLIFTLAYTITWLFFGLIWWFIAYIRGDLEHIGDKSWVPCVENLNGFVSAFLFSIETETTIGYGYRVITEKCPEGIVLLLIQAILGSIVNALMVGCMFVKISQPKKRAETLMFSNNAVISLRDGKLCLMFRVGDLRSSHIVEASIRAKLIKSKQTKEGEFIPLNQTDINVGFDTGDDRLFLVSPLIISHEINEKSPFWEMSRVQLETEDFEIVVILEGMVEATGMTCQARCSYVATEVLWGHRFTPVLTLEKGFYEVDYTTFHDTYETTTPSISAKELVELHRGDRLFHQLHTPQRNEGTQNGAPRSENIGAQPD; via the exons CTACTCACCCCTCATGGCTAGAGACTTAAGAGTTTCCATGGATCAAAACCTTACAGTTGACATAATTCCCAGGGAGCCCAAGAAGTTACCCAAACAGGCTCGAGAAGATCCATCCTTGATGGTTGACCGCTCCAATATGTTCTCAGAAAGCAAGAAGCCACGTCAGAGGTACATGGAAAAAGATGGAAAGTGCAATGTTCACCATGGCAATGTCAAAGAGACCTACCGATACTTCAGTGACCTCTTCACCACACTAGTGGATCTCAAGTGGCACTTCAGTCTGTTAATTTTTACACTTGCATACACCATCACATGGctattttttggacttatttGGTGGTTTATTGCATACATTAGAGGAGATCTTGAGCATATAGGGGACAAAAGTTGGGTCCCTTGTGTAGAAAATCTCAATGGATTTGTATCTGCATTTCTCTTTTCAATTGAAACAGAAACCACCATTGGCTATGGATATCGGGTGATAACTGAGAAGTGTCCAGAAGGAATTGTCCTGCTTTTAATACAAGCAATTCTGGGCTCAATTGTCAATGCTTTGATGGTTGGTTGCATGTTCGTAAAGATTAGCCAACCCAAGAAACGAGCAGAGACCCTTATGTTCTCTAATAACGCAGTCATTTCCCTTAGGGATGGGAAACTGTGTCTAATGTTTCGTGTGGGAGATCTTCGAAGTTCCCATATTGTGGAAGCCTCAATCAGAGCCAAACTTATCAAATCAAAGCAGACAAAGGAAGGCGAGTTTATTCCTCTAAATCAAACGGACATCAATGTTGGTTTTGACACTGGGGATGACCGTCTTTTCctggtctctcctctgatcatTTCACATGAAATCAATGAGAAGAGTCCATTTTGGGAAATGTCTCGTGTTCAGCTAGAAACTGAAGACTTTGAGATTGTTGTCATTTTAGAGGGCATGGTGGAAGCTACAG GGATGACTTGCCAAGCACGCTGTTCTTATGTGGCTACAGAAGTTTTATGGGGTCACCGATTTACCCCTGTCCTTACTCTGGAGAAGGGTTTTTATGAAGTGGATTATACAACCTTTCATGATACCTACGAGACCACCACTCCCTCTATTAGTGCCAAAGAGCTGGTGGAATTACATAGAGGGGATCGGCTCTTCCATCAACTCCACACACCACAGAGGAACGAAGGAACGCAGAATGGAGCCCCCAGGTCAGAGAACATTGGAGCACAACCAGATTAA
- the KCNJ5 gene encoding G protein-activated inward rectifier potassium channel 4 isoform X5, translated as MKPNQHAPRLQVISQFSYSPLMARDLRVSMDQNLTVDIIPREPKKLPKQAREDPSLMVDRSNMFSESKKPRQRYMEKDGKCNVHHGNVKETYRYFSDLFTTLVDLKWHFSLLIFTLAYTITWLFFGLIWWFIAYIRGDLEHIGDKSWVPCVENLNGFVSAFLFSIETETTIGYGYRVITEKCPEGIVLLLIQAILGSIVNALMVGCMFVKISQPKKRAETLMFSNNAVISLRDGKLCLMFRVGDLRSSHIVEASIRAKLIKSKQTKEGEFIPLNQTDINVGFDTGDDRLFLVSPLIISHEINEKSPFWEMSRVQLETEDFEIVVILEGMVEATGMTCQARCSYVATEVLWGHRFTPVLTLEKGFYEVDYTTFHDTYETTTPSISAKELVELHRGDRLFHQLHTPQRNEGTQNGAPRSENIGAQPD; from the exons CAGCTACTCACCCCTCATGGCTAGAGACTTAAGAGTTTCCATGGATCAAAACCTTACAGTTGACATAATTCCCAGGGAGCCCAAGAAGTTACCCAAACAGGCTCGAGAAGATCCATCCTTGATGGTTGACCGCTCCAATATGTTCTCAGAAAGCAAGAAGCCACGTCAGAGGTACATGGAAAAAGATGGAAAGTGCAATGTTCACCATGGCAATGTCAAAGAGACCTACCGATACTTCAGTGACCTCTTCACCACACTAGTGGATCTCAAGTGGCACTTCAGTCTGTTAATTTTTACACTTGCATACACCATCACATGGctattttttggacttatttGGTGGTTTATTGCATACATTAGAGGAGATCTTGAGCATATAGGGGACAAAAGTTGGGTCCCTTGTGTAGAAAATCTCAATGGATTTGTATCTGCATTTCTCTTTTCAATTGAAACAGAAACCACCATTGGCTATGGATATCGGGTGATAACTGAGAAGTGTCCAGAAGGAATTGTCCTGCTTTTAATACAAGCAATTCTGGGCTCAATTGTCAATGCTTTGATGGTTGGTTGCATGTTCGTAAAGATTAGCCAACCCAAGAAACGAGCAGAGACCCTTATGTTCTCTAATAACGCAGTCATTTCCCTTAGGGATGGGAAACTGTGTCTAATGTTTCGTGTGGGAGATCTTCGAAGTTCCCATATTGTGGAAGCCTCAATCAGAGCCAAACTTATCAAATCAAAGCAGACAAAGGAAGGCGAGTTTATTCCTCTAAATCAAACGGACATCAATGTTGGTTTTGACACTGGGGATGACCGTCTTTTCctggtctctcctctgatcatTTCACATGAAATCAATGAGAAGAGTCCATTTTGGGAAATGTCTCGTGTTCAGCTAGAAACTGAAGACTTTGAGATTGTTGTCATTTTAGAGGGCATGGTGGAAGCTACAG GGATGACTTGCCAAGCACGCTGTTCTTATGTGGCTACAGAAGTTTTATGGGGTCACCGATTTACCCCTGTCCTTACTCTGGAGAAGGGTTTTTATGAAGTGGATTATACAACCTTTCATGATACCTACGAGACCACCACTCCCTCTATTAGTGCCAAAGAGCTGGTGGAATTACATAGAGGGGATCGGCTCTTCCATCAACTCCACACACCACAGAGGAACGAAGGAACGCAGAATGGAGCCCCCAGGTCAGAGAACATTGGAGCACAACCAGATTAA
- the KCNJ5 gene encoding G protein-activated inward rectifier potassium channel 4 isoform X3 → MALGTVHTTIMSPSSVSMKPNQHAPRLQVISQFSYSPLMARDLRVSMDQNLTVDIIPREPKKLPKQAREDPSLMVDRSNMFSESKKPRQRYMEKDGKCNVHHGNVKETYRYFSDLFTTLVDLKWHFSLLIFTLAYTITWLFFGLIWWFIAYIRGDLEHIGDKSWVPCVENLNGFVSAFLFSIETETTIGYGYRVITEKCPEGIVLLLIQAILGSIVNALMVGCMFVKISQPKKRAETLMFSNNAVISLRDGKLCLMFRVGDLRSSHIVEASIRAKLIKSKQTKEGEFIPLNQTDINVGFDTGDDRLFLVSPLIISHEINEKSPFWEMSRVQLETEDFEIVVILEGMVEATGMTCQARCSYVATEVLWGHRFTPVLTLEKGFYEVDYTTFHDTYETTTPSISAKELVELHRGDRLFHQLHTPQRNEGTQNGAPRSENIGAQPD, encoded by the exons CAGCTACTCACCCCTCATGGCTAGAGACTTAAGAGTTTCCATGGATCAAAACCTTACAGTTGACATAATTCCCAGGGAGCCCAAGAAGTTACCCAAACAGGCTCGAGAAGATCCATCCTTGATGGTTGACCGCTCCAATATGTTCTCAGAAAGCAAGAAGCCACGTCAGAGGTACATGGAAAAAGATGGAAAGTGCAATGTTCACCATGGCAATGTCAAAGAGACCTACCGATACTTCAGTGACCTCTTCACCACACTAGTGGATCTCAAGTGGCACTTCAGTCTGTTAATTTTTACACTTGCATACACCATCACATGGctattttttggacttatttGGTGGTTTATTGCATACATTAGAGGAGATCTTGAGCATATAGGGGACAAAAGTTGGGTCCCTTGTGTAGAAAATCTCAATGGATTTGTATCTGCATTTCTCTTTTCAATTGAAACAGAAACCACCATTGGCTATGGATATCGGGTGATAACTGAGAAGTGTCCAGAAGGAATTGTCCTGCTTTTAATACAAGCAATTCTGGGCTCAATTGTCAATGCTTTGATGGTTGGTTGCATGTTCGTAAAGATTAGCCAACCCAAGAAACGAGCAGAGACCCTTATGTTCTCTAATAACGCAGTCATTTCCCTTAGGGATGGGAAACTGTGTCTAATGTTTCGTGTGGGAGATCTTCGAAGTTCCCATATTGTGGAAGCCTCAATCAGAGCCAAACTTATCAAATCAAAGCAGACAAAGGAAGGCGAGTTTATTCCTCTAAATCAAACGGACATCAATGTTGGTTTTGACACTGGGGATGACCGTCTTTTCctggtctctcctctgatcatTTCACATGAAATCAATGAGAAGAGTCCATTTTGGGAAATGTCTCGTGTTCAGCTAGAAACTGAAGACTTTGAGATTGTTGTCATTTTAGAGGGCATGGTGGAAGCTACAG GGATGACTTGCCAAGCACGCTGTTCTTATGTGGCTACAGAAGTTTTATGGGGTCACCGATTTACCCCTGTCCTTACTCTGGAGAAGGGTTTTTATGAAGTGGATTATACAACCTTTCATGATACCTACGAGACCACCACTCCCTCTATTAGTGCCAAAGAGCTGGTGGAATTACATAGAGGGGATCGGCTCTTCCATCAACTCCACACACCACAGAGGAACGAAGGAACGCAGAATGGAGCCCCCAGGTCAGAGAACATTGGAGCACAACCAGATTAA
- the KCNJ5 gene encoding G protein-activated inward rectifier potassium channel 4 isoform X1, which translates to MSPSSVPIARIKKVQYTLQPILTEKTPIKSMKPNQHAPRLQVISQFSYSPLMARDLRVSMDQNLTVDIIPREPKKLPKQAREDPSLMVDRSNMFSESKKPRQRYMEKDGKCNVHHGNVKETYRYFSDLFTTLVDLKWHFSLLIFTLAYTITWLFFGLIWWFIAYIRGDLEHIGDKSWVPCVENLNGFVSAFLFSIETETTIGYGYRVITEKCPEGIVLLLIQAILGSIVNALMVGCMFVKISQPKKRAETLMFSNNAVISLRDGKLCLMFRVGDLRSSHIVEASIRAKLIKSKQTKEGEFIPLNQTDINVGFDTGDDRLFLVSPLIISHEINEKSPFWEMSRVQLETEDFEIVVILEGMVEATGMTCQARCSYVATEVLWGHRFTPVLTLEKGFYEVDYTTFHDTYETTTPSISAKELVELHRGDRLFHQLHTPQRNEGTQNGAPRSENIGAQPD; encoded by the exons CAGCTACTCACCCCTCATGGCTAGAGACTTAAGAGTTTCCATGGATCAAAACCTTACAGTTGACATAATTCCCAGGGAGCCCAAGAAGTTACCCAAACAGGCTCGAGAAGATCCATCCTTGATGGTTGACCGCTCCAATATGTTCTCAGAAAGCAAGAAGCCACGTCAGAGGTACATGGAAAAAGATGGAAAGTGCAATGTTCACCATGGCAATGTCAAAGAGACCTACCGATACTTCAGTGACCTCTTCACCACACTAGTGGATCTCAAGTGGCACTTCAGTCTGTTAATTTTTACACTTGCATACACCATCACATGGctattttttggacttatttGGTGGTTTATTGCATACATTAGAGGAGATCTTGAGCATATAGGGGACAAAAGTTGGGTCCCTTGTGTAGAAAATCTCAATGGATTTGTATCTGCATTTCTCTTTTCAATTGAAACAGAAACCACCATTGGCTATGGATATCGGGTGATAACTGAGAAGTGTCCAGAAGGAATTGTCCTGCTTTTAATACAAGCAATTCTGGGCTCAATTGTCAATGCTTTGATGGTTGGTTGCATGTTCGTAAAGATTAGCCAACCCAAGAAACGAGCAGAGACCCTTATGTTCTCTAATAACGCAGTCATTTCCCTTAGGGATGGGAAACTGTGTCTAATGTTTCGTGTGGGAGATCTTCGAAGTTCCCATATTGTGGAAGCCTCAATCAGAGCCAAACTTATCAAATCAAAGCAGACAAAGGAAGGCGAGTTTATTCCTCTAAATCAAACGGACATCAATGTTGGTTTTGACACTGGGGATGACCGTCTTTTCctggtctctcctctgatcatTTCACATGAAATCAATGAGAAGAGTCCATTTTGGGAAATGTCTCGTGTTCAGCTAGAAACTGAAGACTTTGAGATTGTTGTCATTTTAGAGGGCATGGTGGAAGCTACAG GGATGACTTGCCAAGCACGCTGTTCTTATGTGGCTACAGAAGTTTTATGGGGTCACCGATTTACCCCTGTCCTTACTCTGGAGAAGGGTTTTTATGAAGTGGATTATACAACCTTTCATGATACCTACGAGACCACCACTCCCTCTATTAGTGCCAAAGAGCTGGTGGAATTACATAGAGGGGATCGGCTCTTCCATCAACTCCACACACCACAGAGGAACGAAGGAACGCAGAATGGAGCCCCCAGGTCAGAGAACATTGGAGCACAACCAGATTAA
- the KCNJ5 gene encoding G protein-activated inward rectifier potassium channel 4 isoform X2, whose protein sequence is MSPSSVPIARIKKVQYTLQPILTEKTPIKSMKPNQHAPRLQVISQFYSPLMARDLRVSMDQNLTVDIIPREPKKLPKQAREDPSLMVDRSNMFSESKKPRQRYMEKDGKCNVHHGNVKETYRYFSDLFTTLVDLKWHFSLLIFTLAYTITWLFFGLIWWFIAYIRGDLEHIGDKSWVPCVENLNGFVSAFLFSIETETTIGYGYRVITEKCPEGIVLLLIQAILGSIVNALMVGCMFVKISQPKKRAETLMFSNNAVISLRDGKLCLMFRVGDLRSSHIVEASIRAKLIKSKQTKEGEFIPLNQTDINVGFDTGDDRLFLVSPLIISHEINEKSPFWEMSRVQLETEDFEIVVILEGMVEATGMTCQARCSYVATEVLWGHRFTPVLTLEKGFYEVDYTTFHDTYETTTPSISAKELVELHRGDRLFHQLHTPQRNEGTQNGAPRSENIGAQPD, encoded by the exons CTACTCACCCCTCATGGCTAGAGACTTAAGAGTTTCCATGGATCAAAACCTTACAGTTGACATAATTCCCAGGGAGCCCAAGAAGTTACCCAAACAGGCTCGAGAAGATCCATCCTTGATGGTTGACCGCTCCAATATGTTCTCAGAAAGCAAGAAGCCACGTCAGAGGTACATGGAAAAAGATGGAAAGTGCAATGTTCACCATGGCAATGTCAAAGAGACCTACCGATACTTCAGTGACCTCTTCACCACACTAGTGGATCTCAAGTGGCACTTCAGTCTGTTAATTTTTACACTTGCATACACCATCACATGGctattttttggacttatttGGTGGTTTATTGCATACATTAGAGGAGATCTTGAGCATATAGGGGACAAAAGTTGGGTCCCTTGTGTAGAAAATCTCAATGGATTTGTATCTGCATTTCTCTTTTCAATTGAAACAGAAACCACCATTGGCTATGGATATCGGGTGATAACTGAGAAGTGTCCAGAAGGAATTGTCCTGCTTTTAATACAAGCAATTCTGGGCTCAATTGTCAATGCTTTGATGGTTGGTTGCATGTTCGTAAAGATTAGCCAACCCAAGAAACGAGCAGAGACCCTTATGTTCTCTAATAACGCAGTCATTTCCCTTAGGGATGGGAAACTGTGTCTAATGTTTCGTGTGGGAGATCTTCGAAGTTCCCATATTGTGGAAGCCTCAATCAGAGCCAAACTTATCAAATCAAAGCAGACAAAGGAAGGCGAGTTTATTCCTCTAAATCAAACGGACATCAATGTTGGTTTTGACACTGGGGATGACCGTCTTTTCctggtctctcctctgatcatTTCACATGAAATCAATGAGAAGAGTCCATTTTGGGAAATGTCTCGTGTTCAGCTAGAAACTGAAGACTTTGAGATTGTTGTCATTTTAGAGGGCATGGTGGAAGCTACAG GGATGACTTGCCAAGCACGCTGTTCTTATGTGGCTACAGAAGTTTTATGGGGTCACCGATTTACCCCTGTCCTTACTCTGGAGAAGGGTTTTTATGAAGTGGATTATACAACCTTTCATGATACCTACGAGACCACCACTCCCTCTATTAGTGCCAAAGAGCTGGTGGAATTACATAGAGGGGATCGGCTCTTCCATCAACTCCACACACCACAGAGGAACGAAGGAACGCAGAATGGAGCCCCCAGGTCAGAGAACATTGGAGCACAACCAGATTAA